ATTGCTAGACTGCCTGATTAACAAGGGTGAACTAACACCCACTGAAGTTATACTTAGGGACAAGCTCGTTGACCAAATGTGTACACACATATAGGTTTAACTCTTGTTGTGTTGtgtataatttttgaaaattaaacttGTTGTGTTTTAGACTTGTGAAACTTGTTGATTAGATTCGCTTGTTGTGTTACTAATTGTTGTGTTGATGTTTTCTATTGTTTCAGGTTTCGGGTCATCATATGTAGCTGTGTTGGTGTCACGTGAAGGGAAACAAGTTTGATGTGAAGTGAATGGAAGATGTTTGAATGTTATCACGGGTTGAATGTGTTGATGTTTTTACCCGTGAATGTCTTTGTTTGTAATGTGTGTCggcttttcacttttgtttttgttgtatatcTTTTGCCCTTTGTAAGGGTTGTATATCTTTTGCCCTTTGTAAGGGTTGTATGTCTTTTGCAAGGACATTCATGCTTCTCCAACCCGTGAATGTTGTATTTGGTTGTGTGTCTTTTGTAAGTCTATATATTGGACAAGTTTATCACAACTGCATTTGCTTCTcatctgtttcttctcttctgattcttctcatctattttctcttattttcacatgttttgttacaaaataacaTCTTCATTACAAATTTTGTGTTACAAAGTTTAGATACTTTTCACAAACCCATTtccattacaaaataaaacttagtacaaaaatgtcttcaaaataacatcttctttttctttttttacatctCAACCGATTCTTCAAATCATCTCAACAAAAAACCATTTCCaatacaaaataaactaaaaaatgtctaattggagttctgatcaagaaattgaagaaatggtagaggaggaggTTGATAGTATAGTGGAGGAGATCCAATACAACTACACTCACCCAGATGTACCACCAGCTCCAATAATCCGAAGAGTGCACATTGAGAAAGACCACGAAGAAGGCCACACTCGATTGTgaaatgattattttagtgataatccGACTTACACTAACGCTATGTTCCGTCGtcgctttagaatgaacaaaccattgttcCTTTGTATTGTTACCGctattgagaatggagtcccATACTTCAGACAAAGGCGAGATGCTACTGGAAGGCTTGGTCTTTctgcacttcaaaaatgtacgTCAGCTATTCGTTTGATGGCTTACGGATATTCGGTAGATGTGGTGGATGAATATTTACGACTAGCTGAAACAACCGCCCACAAATGCCTTCTACATTTTGTTGAGGGAGTTATAAATCTGTTTGGCGACGAGTATCTCAGAAGACCTACAGCGGAAGACCTCCAACGATTACTGAATATTGGGGAATATCGCGGTTTCCCCGGAATGATAAGGAAcatagattgtatgcattggatgtggaagaattgtcccactgCATGGAAAGGACAATATACACGTGGATCTGGTAAACCGTCAATCGTACTAGAGGTTGTGGCATcacaagatttatggatttggcacaCATTTTTTGGACCACCGGGTtcgttaaatgatatcaatgtctTGGACCGCTCCccggtgtttgatgatatcctagAGGGCCGAGCTCCGAGAGTTAGATACTTTGTCAATGGACGGCAATATAAAATGGCGTACTACCTCACAGACGGTATCTATCCCAAATGggcaactttcatccaatctATTACACTTCCACGTGGTCGAAAAGCAAAACTCTTTGCTCAATGGCAAGAAGGATGtcgtaaagatgtagagcgtgcatttagagtcttgcaagctcgatttgcaatcgtgaagaatcccgcacttttttgggataaaggaaaaataggaaaaataatgagagcatcTATCATcctgcataacatgatagtggaagacgaacgacatgacTACAATTTCTACGATCCAATGGAATTCCATCACGGAGAAGGAAGCGGAAGTTCTCATGTCGATTTATCATATTCTACAGATACGCCAACAAATCTACATAATATGATGGGCATTCAAAATGATGTTCATGATACAGAAATGCATGATCTTTTgcaaaaagacttgattgagcCACTACAAGAAAGCAGGCGGTTAGCGACTACACTACTAGTCGGTTTGTAGTCGTATAAACTGTGTTTACGACCAAATAGCGACTAACTCAAGCAGTCGGAGATCGATAGTCGCTAATTTATGTAGTCGTATTTATAGTCGCCTTTTAGCGACTACTGTACGACCATATAATGTAGTCGTTATATGGTCATTAAGTAGTCGTCTCATAGTTGTTAAAATAcgactatgttacgactatAGTGTGATTAATTAGTAACTGAGTGTTTATAGTCGCTATATAGTCACTTACCGTAGTGACTATTTAGaaactacattacgactatttgGCCACTAATGTTGATTTCAGAATCTGTATGTTACGACTATTTAGCCACTTCATTATTTGAAAGTTTCATATACTAATTTCCCATTATCCTCTTCTTTTCATTCCCATTATcctcttcttttcattcttgtataccaattttaattgaaagatTCGAATTAAAAAAGACATAATATCGAAATATTGAAATACACTACATATTCAAGTTACATAAATCAAAAGAGGATGAGATAGAGTTCATAAAAAAGTGGCAATGAGTTCATACAAAAGAGCGAGAGATAGAGTTCTTCCGAGTAGAGTGAGATAGAGTTCATCCAAAAAGAGTTAACACATAGAAGAAACCTATTAAGCAGCGGTTGATGGAGTTGTAGTTGGATCATCTAGGAGAAGAGGTTCTGTGGTTGTCTGTTTCCTTGCAACGAAATTCTCAAACCGCGGATCACATTCCCTCAGAAAATCCTCGACGACTGATAAATGGTCAATCTTGTCCTTCTGGGCAGCAATAACTTTGGATTGCTCAGCTTGAGTAGCAATAAGTTTGGATTGCTCAGCTTCACGCACAGCAGTTTCTGCATCATGCCTCCGCAGTTGAGCAGCTTGTTCTTCTATCATGCGTTGAGCTTCCTTCAACTGTTCTTCGAGAGTCACAAAGGTAGAAGAGCCACATGCTTGCTTATGCTTTCCATTGACAAGGCAgtccttgaggcttccaactccataagGTGTTCCTCTTGTATCTTTCTCAGTGgacttgaaaataagagaaaagttaAGATTAGTGATGACAAATGAAACTACAAGACTATAAATGTgtattggtttttttaaaaagttacctCAAGGAAAATTTCTGTATATTCTTCTGTTGTGAGGTCCCGTGGCCGTGATTCTCCATCCGACACAGCAAAAGACTCTGCGTCGAGctgagacaacctctcttgAACAGTCTTCTCATAAGTTCCAGCAATCTTCTCTGCCTTCCGATCAACATATGTACCATCAGGCTTTGTATGTGCCTTGataaaaacctcaccaagtcggacttctcttcccaattcctcaacctgcaatgttagcaaagaaacagagattaactaaaaaaaaataacagctatgTAAGAATTGAAAGTGGCAAAAATAACAGCTACTTAACCATTTCGTCTTGAAGCTGTCGATACGACTTTGGCCATGAGAGGTGTACGTGAGGACCTAGGCcgttacggtcagacatacgggCATCAGAGTAGGTTTTActcctttgttgtgcttcttcagtgtcccaGTAATCCTCCATCGTAATCCAGAGAGTGTCACCAATCAGTTTGGTTGAACTCGACTAGTCCTCACACtgctaaccatgtctttgaTCCGGTTTTGACAGATTCCTTCAAAGTAAGCTTGAACAGTCCCGGTTATCAAAAGATCCCAAGTGtgggttttctagaaaaaaatgagctattgtgagtgaaaagaagacatgtaaagcTATGTAAAAAGGAGCTATCCTTACCGCGAACTCAAggaagtatctctcttgtttgtcccGCGGCACACATGTCCAGCTATAGAAGGGACCTTCgaatttgttttgaagaattgtagtaatcttccgaacaagtttCGATCCTTTGTCACAAGTAAACCTCCATACACATGAACCAATAAAATAAGTAAGATCAACAGAAATTTTAGTACAAtacaagacaagaccacaatcatggctattcgcacaagacaagaccacaaccatttctattcgcacaagacaagaccaacAGAAATGAGATCAATACaagacaagacaagaccacaaccatttctattcgcacaagacaagaccacagTCATTgctattcgcacaagacaagaccacaagaccacaatcattgttattcgcacaagacaagaccaacTTAGAAgctattcgcacaagacaagaccacaaccatttctattcgcacaagacaagaccacaatcattgttattcgcacaagacaagaccacaatcatttctattcgcacaagacaagactACAGTCATTTCTATTtgcacaagacaagaccacaagaccacaatcattgttattcgcacaagacaagaccaacTTAGAAgctattcgcacaagacaaacCACAATCATTTatattcgcacaagacaagaccacaatAATCGAAGAGGAAAATCATACCATTGGGTGTTCGGTGCGGGTGTGGGAGAGAGGACAGTGGTGAACTTATCCCTGTCTGGAACCACAAGCAATGCATTTAGAGCACGCAACACATCGGACTGTAGTTCGGGCAACACCGGAGAAGATTCTTCTTCAAAGTTGTTCCCTTGAGACGATGGATGCGATGGATGCGACTGACTTCTCGCCTGAGGTTGAGAGGGTCGAACTGGAGAAGGCGGAGAGACTTCCCGACTTCTGGCCTGACTTCTCACCTGACTTCTCGCCTGACTTCTCGCCTGAGTTTGAGAGGGTTGAACTGGAGAAGGCGGAGAGACATCCCGACTTCTCCCCTGAGTCCGTGGATTGAAGTGGACTTCTTCTGAAGGAGTCCGGTGTAGCTCGGGTGGAGGTGGATGTGTAGATGAGTTCTGAAAAAGTTGTTGCGGCGGAGGATAGTTCCGGATATGGGCTGGAGACTGTCGTTGCAAACCGCCGACTTGGGCTTCAGGCGTCtgcagaggaggaggatcttgtcCCGCCGGCGTGAAGTTGTACCGACTGGGCAGAGTATTAGGCCGTCGATTTGGTGTTGCCCCCGTCGCTCTCTGAGTAACGTTAGGACcaaccttcctcttcttccctcGATTTGGCATCTTCTTGGTAATGGAGACTGATAGATTCGAAGAGACTGAGAGTTGTGTTgtgagattagggtttgagagagagaggcgatAGAGTTTCGAAGAGACTGAGAGTTGTGTTGTGAGTTGTGTCGTGAGATTAGGTTTTTTAGGCTAGTTAGTGGGTTAATGGGTTTAGGTTAGTTAGTGGGTTAATGGGTTTTTAGGAATTACAAGGCCTAATTAGATACTTAGGTATGGGCCttaaacatttaaatgattaagatagaaattataattaagatagaaattataataataaaattaatttattattttctaagaaTTATAATtgcaaatttaaattattttagtacttattaatccttaatgaatattgaaacaaaaaaaaataaggaaaagattctatatataatttctatcttaattataataataattaaaagaatttataattataatttttagaaaaataataaattaattttaatattataatttctatcttaattataataataaatcttcacataaattattttagtacttattaatccttaatgaatattgaaacaaaaaaaagaaataaggaaaagattctatatataacctatataGATGCTTTAAATAGAGCATATTCATAAGTCCAAATCCTATGCAAATATTGTTTGtgaataaaagtaagaaaatgataggtttcttaaaacatatgtttgttttcttcttctactttcccGAGAGACATCTATTGTTCTTGCAAACACTACATGAACATAAAAACTTACCGCCATTATTCTGAACTGTATCTTGGCTACTTCCAAACGAGAATTGGTCCAACCCCACTAATTCAAATTCTAATGAAAAATTTCCCgccattacatatatatatatatataaattgtgttttttttaagaactatatatattttttttttggagaaaataaaagtttttataaagccaaatttttttttttgatctacatttttttttggggaaggaAAGACAATTGTGTTGGAATGAAGATGACAAATGGGTGCAATTTCTTTTTAAGGACTACACCTCTGCCACTAATAGGCGACTACTCAATATCAGTTGACCCCCACAGAAAAAACACGTTTTTTAACTGTCTTTTatgactatttggcgactaagGGTGACTATTTAATGACTCGTCGAATGAGTCGTAGAATAGTCGCTAAAATTGACGACTATAGTACGACTATCTACTGTAGTCGGTAAAGTAGTGACTGACTGGCGACTAAATTACTGTAGTCACAACATAGTCGCAAAGTGGTCACTATCTGGTCGTTATTTTTGGCGACTACAAATGTATCGTTACTTGTAGTCGCTaatcgactgttttcttgtagtgagcatatctggcaaaaatttggtgcaaccaCACAATAAAACTTATTCCAAATtctgtttaatatgtttaatattttgaattttataaaatatgtttactattccgaattttgtaaaatatgttttatattctaaagtttgtaaaatattgttttctattttatgtaatataaaaaatttaaataattgttttatcattttagataattaaagtttgataattaataaacacaaattaaaaaataattatttaaatgctTGAGTAACcttctttggggttctctaGTAATGAGatgattttgcttaagttctcTTAGGGTTgctttgattaattttaatattaattatataattaattaatgtgagaGTAAATATAGtgggttactccactaatgatgctctaacCACCTGCTTAACACACAATATTTTACACAATGACACGCACATAGCTAACAGTAGGAATCACAAGCTACAGAGGTTGATCCGTTGAGGAAATCAAGACCAATAGCGATACCTAAAAACAACTTGCCTGGTCAGAGTTAGGcacttttttttggtctttttttttggaactggatgtaaaatttattcaatcCAAAAAAGCAGCAGTTTTTACATCAAGTACATATTAAGATTGAGGAGTAGAGGAGAGTATTTAGCTTCTTGTAGAGATCACCACACTTCAAAAAGCATTTGTCTAACTTGTTAGCTCGTATAAATGATAGCCAGTTTCGAACGTATTTATCTATGTGTTTGATAAGGTGATGGAGGGAGAGAGGAATGTATCAATAATGTCTCCTTGAATTCCTTTCTTTCCATATTCTGTCTACTGCGCCATTTGCAGGACATACCGAAGAGCAGAAAGAAGTTGTGGTGCTAATGAGGTTCGTTAGTTTGGTAATgcgattaattttttttgttttttttggacaaacgtatagtttcattcattcaaattcAACCAGTACAAGAGTTAGGGATTAAAATCCCATAGTTTAGAAGATTACAGAGAATGGCTTTCCCCAAAGCCGTACagaaaagaacataaaaacCTAAGTATTGATCCATGAGAGCTTTGAAGCAAGTACTTAGAAGTGGCTTGGGACAAGTGAGATCATGGTTGCTTGAGAGATCATTCTCGAGGGACCCGCAGGACGATAAGATAGTCGTAGTCTGAAGACTTTTTGACTTTAGATGGAGAATCGGGGTCAAGTGCCTCATCGTCGTGAGGTGCAAGTATGCCTTGACAGAGATTCGATAGGTAGGAGATAGGATGGTGGTGATGCTGGTACTGAAGGTTGGTTGCCTAGCTCCGTCATATAAGAATCTTGGTGTAACGGGCGAGTGACCAAAGGGCTGCAATCCAAAAAACTTATACCAAACAAAGGAAATGGTGGTTTGTGTTGCATCTAGACTCAGGATTCGACAATAATAAGTACCAGACGAAACATACCAGGTGAACCCTCTCTGCCAtgga
The Camelina sativa cultivar DH55 chromosome 15, Cs, whole genome shotgun sequence DNA segment above includes these coding regions:
- the LOC104748825 gene encoding uncharacterized protein LOC104748825 — translated: MFRRRFRMNKPLFLCIVTAIENGVPYFRQRRDATGRLGLSALQKCTSAIRLMAYGYSVDVVDEYLRLAETTAHKCLLHFVEGVINLFGDEYLRRPTAEDLQRLLNIGEYRGFPGMIRNIDCMHWMWKNCPTAWKGQYTRGSGKPSIVLEVVASQDLWIWHTFFGPPGSLNDINVLDRSPVFDDILEGRAPRVRYFVNGRQYKMAYYLTDGIYPKWATFIQSITLPRGRKAKLFAQWQEGCLEDERHDYNFYDPMEFHHGEGSGSSHVDLSYSTDTPTNLHNMMGIQNDVHDTEMHDLLQKDLIEPLQESRRLATTLLVGL